The proteins below come from a single Esox lucius isolate fEsoLuc1 chromosome 7, fEsoLuc1.pri, whole genome shotgun sequence genomic window:
- the cldn2 gene encoding claudin-2 isoform X2, whose translation MLGTLVSTLLPYWRMSAHIGSNIVTAVTNMKGLWMECVYQSTGAFQCETYNSMLALSSDLQASRALMVVSVVLSILAIAISTVGMQCTVCMEGTAVKSRVAGTGGCLFLTAGFLALIPVSWTTHEVVHNFYQPAVPSSMKYELGECLYVGLAAAMLSMLGGGLLCVSCCEMQDRGHGGGRRHGAGYPYPGGPTGGARNSSHTYRSPTLQMAASAAAKATTLARSHTSTTTQSSSPAQGAKNNPRHNPVAGYDVTGYV comes from the coding sequence ATGCTGGGGACGCTGGTGTCCACTTTGCTGCCTTACTGGCGGATGTCCGCCCACATTGGGTCCAACATCGTTACGGCCGTCACAAACATGAAGGGGCTCTGGATGGAGTGCGTTTACCAAAGCACCGGGGCATTCCAGTGCGAGACCTACAACTCCATGCTTGCCCTGAGCTCTGACCTCCAAGCCTCTAGGGCCCTCATGGTGGTCTCAGTGGTCCTTTCCATCCTGGCCATTGCTATCTCTACTGTGGGCATGCAGTGCACTGTTTGTATGGAGGGCACGGCGGTTAAAAGCCGGGTGGCCGGTACCGGCGGATGCCTTTTCCTCACGGCAGGATTCCTGGCTCTTATCCCAGTGTCATGGACAACCCACGAGGTGGTCCACAACTTCTACCAGCCCGCTGTGCCCAGTAGCATGAAGTACGAGCTGGGGGAGTGTCTGTACGTGGGGCTGGCTGCCGCTATGCTCTCCATGCTGGGAGGCGGGCTGCTCTGTGTGTCCTGCTGTGAGATGCAGGACAGGGGGCACGGCGGAGGGAGAAGGCACGGCGCAGGGTACCCCTACCCGGGGGGGCCCACTGGGGGGGCCAGGAACAGCTCACACACCTACAGGAGCCCAACACTCCAGATGGCAGCCAGCGCTGCCGCCAAAGCGACAACTCTGGCAAGGAGTCACACTAGCACTACGACCCAGTCCAGCAGCCCCGCCCAGGGGGCCAAGAATAATCCACGACATAACCCAGTGGCGGGCTATGATGTTACTGGGTATGTCTGA
- the cldn2 gene encoding claudin-2 isoform X1, whose amino-acid sequence MANAALELMGFFLGLLGMLGTLVSTLLPYWRMSAHIGSNIVTAVTNMKGLWMECVYQSTGAFQCETYNSMLALSSDLQASRALMVVSVVLSILAIAISTVGMQCTVCMEGTAVKSRVAGTGGCLFLTAGFLALIPVSWTTHEVVHNFYQPAVPSSMKYELGECLYVGLAAAMLSMLGGGLLCVSCCEMQDRGHGGGRRHGAGYPYPGGPTGGARNSSHTYRSPTLQMAASAAAKATTLARSHTSTTTQSSSPAQGAKNNPRHNPVAGYDVTGYV is encoded by the coding sequence ATGGCCAACGCTGCTCTAGAACTTATGGGCTTCTTCCTAGGTCTGCTCGGCATGCTGGGGACGCTGGTGTCCACTTTGCTGCCTTACTGGCGGATGTCCGCCCACATTGGGTCCAACATCGTTACGGCCGTCACAAACATGAAGGGGCTCTGGATGGAGTGCGTTTACCAAAGCACCGGGGCATTCCAGTGCGAGACCTACAACTCCATGCTTGCCCTGAGCTCTGACCTCCAAGCCTCTAGGGCCCTCATGGTGGTCTCAGTGGTCCTTTCCATCCTGGCCATTGCTATCTCTACTGTGGGCATGCAGTGCACTGTTTGTATGGAGGGCACGGCGGTTAAAAGCCGGGTGGCCGGTACCGGCGGATGCCTTTTCCTCACGGCAGGATTCCTGGCTCTTATCCCAGTGTCATGGACAACCCACGAGGTGGTCCACAACTTCTACCAGCCCGCTGTGCCCAGTAGCATGAAGTACGAGCTGGGGGAGTGTCTGTACGTGGGGCTGGCTGCCGCTATGCTCTCCATGCTGGGAGGCGGGCTGCTCTGTGTGTCCTGCTGTGAGATGCAGGACAGGGGGCACGGCGGAGGGAGAAGGCACGGCGCAGGGTACCCCTACCCGGGGGGGCCCACTGGGGGGGCCAGGAACAGCTCACACACCTACAGGAGCCCAACACTCCAGATGGCAGCCAGCGCTGCCGCCAAAGCGACAACTCTGGCAAGGAGTCACACTAGCACTACGACCCAGTCCAGCAGCCCCGCCCAGGGGGCCAAGAATAATCCACGACATAACCCAGTGGCGGGCTATGATGTTACTGGGTATGTCTGA